One segment of Anaerolineae bacterium DNA contains the following:
- a CDS encoding ATP-binding protein, with amino-acid sequence MQEKKIFQKKFALTTADRGLLERPQFSFRLHMSLVFIFFSLFSIAIIVGSVIAINRIQKKLYFVQASERYLFEIEQARRWEKNYFLYGTNLENAIQCAYNAKSLLSQNLQKLITVLSAEQTETIVEHLDRYSSLLQELMLLEKNRIDSREKKSKIETSLRKYGAEMVKVAAALVYKEQDSMNAMLHLIQRIPLYSLVVVLLIGVFVARFLVQRLIKPLKHLIECTQRIAKGDFSPLKPIRKYRDEFTTVEVAINRMLKQLKSHEAAMVESHKLRAVGTLTAGVAHELNNPLNNIMLTAHAMLEDHKELSEDELLEMLNDLIGEANRSRSIVRNLLDFARESESVSEPLDLGALVNDTIKLALNQVKVSGAKIETQIQPNLPKIRGDTQQLKQVFLNLILNALDAVDKNGKIIINVKESEISGFLAVQIEDNGCGIPAHILPNIFDPFFTTKGPGKGTGLGLSVSHGIIIMHGGQINLETEEGKYTRFTVTLPSRNIPADFNKT; translated from the coding sequence ATGCAGGAAAAAAAGATATTTCAAAAAAAGTTTGCTTTGACTACTGCTGACAGGGGGTTGCTTGAACGACCGCAATTTAGCTTTCGTTTGCACATGTCTCTGGTGTTCATTTTTTTTTCCTTATTTTCGATAGCAATTATTGTAGGTTCAGTTATAGCCATAAACAGGATACAGAAAAAACTGTACTTTGTTCAAGCCTCTGAAAGATACCTGTTTGAAATTGAACAGGCAAGGAGATGGGAAAAAAATTACTTTTTGTATGGCACTAATCTCGAAAATGCGATTCAATGCGCTTATAATGCAAAATCCCTTTTATCACAGAACTTGCAGAAATTAATAACTGTTTTATCTGCAGAACAGACAGAAACTATTGTTGAGCATCTTGATAGATACAGTAGTCTGTTGCAGGAACTTATGCTTTTGGAGAAAAACAGGATTGATAGTCGTGAAAAAAAGAGCAAAATTGAGACTTCCTTAAGAAAATATGGCGCTGAAATGGTTAAGGTAGCGGCTGCTCTGGTTTATAAGGAGCAGGATTCCATGAATGCAATGCTTCACCTTATCCAGAGAATACCCCTTTACAGCCTTGTAGTTGTTTTGTTAATAGGAGTATTCGTTGCACGTTTTCTTGTGCAAAGATTGATAAAACCGCTTAAACATCTAATTGAATGCACTCAGAGAATAGCAAAAGGAGATTTTTCACCGCTTAAACCAATTCGTAAGTACCGTGATGAGTTTACGACAGTGGAGGTGGCTATTAATCGTATGCTTAAGCAACTTAAATCACACGAAGCTGCGATGGTGGAATCACATAAACTTAGAGCAGTTGGAACTCTGACAGCCGGGGTTGCTCACGAATTAAACAACCCTCTTAACAATATAATGCTCACGGCACATGCAATGCTTGAGGATCATAAGGAGTTGTCAGAAGATGAACTACTTGAAATGCTAAACGATCTTATTGGCGAAGCCAACAGGTCCAGGAGTATAGTTCGCAATCTTCTGGATTTTGCAAGAGAAAGCGAATCTGTTTCTGAACCTCTTGATCTTGGAGCGTTGGTTAACGATACTATTAAGCTGGCGCTCAATCAGGTAAAAGTTTCCGGAGCAAAAATAGAAACTCAAATTCAGCCCAACCTACCCAAAATCCGCGGTGACACCCAGCAATTAAAGCAGGTATTTTTAAACTTAATCCTTAATGCATTAGATGCTGTTGACAAAAATGGAAAAATTATAATAAATGTTAAAGAATCTGAAATATCAGGATTCCTGGCCGTTCAGATAGAAGATAATGGATGTGGAATACCTGCCCATATTCTGCCTAATATATTTGATCCGTTTTTTACGACAAAAGGACCGGGTAAAGGTACAGGGCTTGGTCTTTCTGTTTCACATGGAATCATTATAATGCACGGTGGACAGATCAATCTTGAAACCGAAGAAGGAAAATATACAAGATTTACCGTAACTCTCCCTTCTAGAAATATTCCTGCGGATTTTAATAAAACCTGA
- a CDS encoding sigma-54 dependent transcriptional regulator: MKKNDENILMRIAVIDDEPLVLQNLQRKIGKSGYQVETFINPIKAIKRMENQPFDIVLTDFRMPEMDGMQILEKIKENYPKTEVIIITGYASIEKAVEAVKRGAFYYLEKPFTPEQVMLIIKRAADKVLLVHENKRLKEDLLKKDNVRKIIGVSSPVRELIKIIQKVSKVNCNVLIQGESGTGKELTAMAIHFGSPRKDKPYISFNCGSFTEELIANELFGHEKGAFTGAESIKVGLLEAAQGGTVFLDEIGEMPLSMQVKLLRVIQEKKLLRVGGSHPVDLDIRVISATNKDLENEIKAGRFREDLYFRLKVVKIRVPSLRERKEDISLLIEHFIDKYNRLYNKRIKGFSKRAKEVLMKYSFPGNVRELEHMVSSAIALGEGVWIDENELPEDLDHLVVETVENRELLSLYEEEKAHIIRVLEATNYNKARASKILDIPRTTLWRKTKKYGIMETLG, encoded by the coding sequence TTGAAAAAAAACGATGAAAACATATTGATGCGTATTGCGGTTATTGATGATGAGCCTCTGGTTTTGCAAAATTTGCAGAGAAAAATTGGTAAAAGTGGCTACCAGGTTGAAACCTTTATAAACCCCATCAAAGCAATCAAAAGAATGGAAAACCAGCCTTTTGACATTGTTCTAACCGATTTTCGCATGCCTGAAATGGATGGTATGCAGATTTTAGAGAAGATCAAGGAAAATTATCCCAAAACCGAAGTTATAATTATTACAGGCTATGCATCAATAGAAAAGGCGGTTGAAGCAGTTAAAAGAGGTGCTTTTTATTACCTTGAAAAACCTTTTACTCCTGAACAGGTTATGCTGATAATAAAGCGTGCTGCTGATAAAGTGCTTCTGGTCCATGAAAACAAGCGTCTTAAAGAGGATCTTCTTAAAAAAGATAATGTGAGAAAAATTATTGGTGTCAGTTCTCCTGTACGTGAGTTGATTAAAATTATTCAAAAGGTTTCCAAGGTGAACTGTAATGTTCTTATTCAGGGCGAAAGCGGAACAGGCAAGGAGTTAACTGCAATGGCCATACATTTTGGCAGCCCCAGAAAGGATAAACCTTATATCAGCTTTAATTGCGGCAGTTTTACAGAGGAGTTGATAGCCAATGAACTTTTTGGCCATGAAAAGGGGGCTTTTACAGGCGCAGAAAGCATTAAGGTTGGTTTGCTTGAGGCAGCTCAGGGCGGAACTGTTTTTCTTGATGAAATAGGGGAAATGCCTCTTTCCATGCAGGTAAAGCTGCTCAGGGTAATTCAGGAGAAAAAGCTGCTTAGAGTAGGTGGATCTCATCCGGTTGACCTTGATATAAGGGTGATATCAGCCACAAATAAAGATCTGGAAAACGAAATCAAGGCCGGACGGTTTAGAGAGGATCTTTATTTTCGTTTAAAGGTAGTCAAAATACGCGTTCCCTCACTCAGGGAAAGGAAAGAAGACATATCTCTGCTAATAGAGCATTTTATAGATAAATACAACAGGCTTTACAATAAAAGGATTAAAGGGTTCTCAAAACGAGCCAAAGAGGTCTTAATGAAATATTCTTTTCCAGGGAATGTCCGAGAACTTGAACACATGGTCTCAAGCGCCATTGCTCTGGGAGAAGGAGTCTGGATTGATGAAAACGAACTGCCTGAGGATCTTGACCACCTGGTAGTAGAGACAGTTGAAAACAGAGAGCTGCTTTCCCTTTATGAAGAAGAAAAAGCACATATAATCAGGGTGCTTGAGGCCACTAATTATAATAAGGCAAGGGCTTCAAAAATTCTTGATATCCCAAGAACAACTTTGTGGAGAAAGACAAAAAAATACGGTATCATGGAAACTTTGGGATAA
- a CDS encoding sulfite exporter TauE/SafE family protein, which yields MNFFKQLGSFMMMGARAHAKWELDVSNTILGDKKRLIILGLLAIPAILGGIAFADQIGGALPALLGGKKAYSPAFYSTGIFVVSILIGMGAGLITGCIGAGGGFIIAPALMSAGIKGILAVGTDLFHIFAKAIMGSVIHRKLGNVSVPLAMVFLIGAIIGATAGGILNRVLYEINPVLSDAFITTVYSGMLGFLGIYSMVDFLKARKAPGAADEGAHGGKSEGADLGGLPKKLQAVKIPPLVKFDFDLVQGGRGISWVFLVASGALVGLAAGIMGVGGGFLTFPIFVYVLGVSSMTTVGTDIFQIVFTAGYASISQYAIYGFIFYTLAMGMLLGSLLGIQIGALVTKVVPGITIRGFYAMAVMAGFVNRVFALPAKLNAMDVIKINPGLASVLESIGVWAFFVVIGAFSVWVIGTFLVNIPKLKGEGV from the coding sequence ATGAATTTCTTTAAACAATTGGGCAGTTTTATGATGATGGGCGCAAGGGCCCATGCAAAATGGGAGCTTGATGTTTCCAATACAATACTTGGAGACAAAAAGCGGCTTATTATTCTTGGCCTGCTTGCCATTCCTGCAATACTGGGTGGTATTGCTTTTGCAGATCAAATCGGCGGAGCCCTTCCCGCACTGCTTGGAGGCAAAAAGGCTTACAGCCCGGCTTTTTACAGTACAGGTATCTTTGTCGTATCAATCCTTATTGGAATGGGTGCGGGCCTGATTACCGGCTGCATCGGAGCCGGCGGTGGATTTATCATCGCGCCTGCCCTTATGAGCGCGGGTATCAAAGGTATCCTTGCAGTTGGAACCGACCTCTTTCATATCTTTGCCAAGGCAATAATGGGAAGCGTAATCCACAGGAAGTTAGGAAACGTATCAGTGCCTTTGGCCATGGTCTTCCTTATAGGTGCCATCATAGGAGCCACGGCCGGCGGAATTCTTAACCGCGTACTTTACGAAATCAACCCGGTACTCAGCGATGCATTTATCACGACTGTCTATTCAGGTATGCTTGGTTTTCTGGGTATTTATTCTATGGTTGACTTTCTCAAGGCCAGAAAGGCTCCTGGTGCGGCAGATGAGGGCGCACATGGCGGAAAAAGCGAAGGTGCTGATCTGGGCGGCCTTCCTAAAAAACTTCAGGCCGTAAAAATACCTCCTTTGGTTAAATTTGATTTTGACCTTGTACAGGGAGGCAGAGGCATTTCATGGGTATTCCTGGTAGCCAGCGGCGCGCTTGTCGGACTTGCGGCAGGCATTATGGGCGTTGGCGGCGGCTTTCTGACCTTTCCCATATTTGTCTATGTCTTAGGTGTTTCATCCATGACAACCGTTGGAACCGACATTTTCCAGATCGTTTTCACGGCAGGTTATGCATCAATAAGCCAGTATGCTATTTACGGCTTTATCTTTTATACACTCGCTATGGGCATGCTCCTTGGCTCCCTTCTGGGAATCCAGATAGGTGCATTGGTAACAAAGGTCGTTCCCGGAATCACGATCAGAGGCTTTTATGCTATGGCTGTCATGGCTGGTTTCGTTAACCGTGTCTTTGCCCTGCCCGCAAAACTTAACGCAATGGATGTTATCAAAATTAATCCAGGACTCGCAAGCGTACTTGAAAGCATAGGTGTCTGGGCATTCTTCGTTGTAATAGGAGCGTTTTCTGTCTGGGTAATCGGAACGTTTCTGGTCAACATTCCAAAACTTAAGGGAGAGGGGGTGTAA
- a CDS encoding CBS domain-containing protein encodes MEQLKVKDISLLMDENLSIRPSVSVEDKITDAIEVMLKNDLDCIAVTSKDKILGMIKLEDALKVIGLEGDLKKRAAKIIVRHGRKIIIK; translated from the coding sequence ATGGAACAACTAAAGGTTAAGGATATTTCTCTCCTCATGGATGAAAATCTTTCCATAAGGCCATCTGTTTCTGTAGAGGACAAGATTACAGATGCAATTGAAGTCATGCTTAAAAACGACCTCGACTGCATTGCCGTGACAAGCAAAGATAAAATACTCGGCATGATAAAATTGGAAGATGCGCTTAAAGTAATCGGATTAGAAGGTGACCTGAAAAAAAGGGCAGCAAAAATTATTGTCAGACATGGACGTAAAATTATAATAAAGTAA
- a CDS encoding sigma-54 dependent transcriptional regulator: protein MDGRILIVDDEKDMLVLLKRILTEKTNHIVETEYDPLKVIELLKKHQFDIIITDLKMPKMDGIAILDMARNIQPSAIVVIMTAYATIETAVEATRKGAFDYISKPFRKERILITIDKAMEWQKLAQENITLRNSLKQIKEFPPIIGASPSLLSITKTIVQVAESTATILITGESGTGKELAAKAIHYHSNRKDKPFITVNCTAMPEQIIESELFGHVKGSFTGAWKDKRGIVEEADQGTLFLDEIGDLNMAMQAKLLRLLQEGEYKPVGGLTTKQADIRFVVATNQDLKKLIEAKQFREDLYYRLNVINLHMPPLRDRKEDIPTLAYHFLKKFNSLNDNKISTIAPEAMSALMSKTWPGNIRELGNCIERGALLCQSDIIKISDILPQEPVVHTSPVFDHNIYTLPFKDAKEIVIKAFHNRYIYWILQQNKGNISKAAEQADLQRQYLHRLIKEENINAEIFK from the coding sequence ATGGATGGAAGAATTTTAATAGTTGACGATGAAAAAGACATGCTTGTCCTTTTAAAAAGAATACTTACAGAAAAAACCAACCATATTGTTGAAACAGAATATGATCCTTTGAAAGTAATAGAACTGTTGAAAAAACATCAATTTGATATCATAATAACTGATTTGAAAATGCCAAAGATGGATGGGATAGCTATTCTTGATATGGCAAGAAATATTCAACCCTCTGCTATTGTGGTAATTATGACAGCATATGCCACTATTGAAACCGCTGTAGAAGCAACCAGAAAAGGCGCTTTTGACTATATATCCAAGCCATTCCGTAAAGAACGGATACTTATAACAATTGACAAGGCCATGGAATGGCAAAAGCTCGCCCAGGAAAATATAACTCTGAGAAATTCTCTTAAGCAAATAAAAGAATTTCCTCCAATTATCGGCGCAAGCCCCTCTCTTTTGTCAATTACAAAAACGATTGTTCAGGTAGCCGAATCAACAGCTACGATTCTTATAACCGGAGAAAGCGGCACAGGAAAAGAACTGGCAGCAAAAGCTATTCATTATCACAGCAACCGTAAAGACAAGCCCTTTATAACGGTCAACTGTACAGCCATGCCTGAACAAATAATAGAAAGCGAACTTTTTGGTCACGTCAAAGGCTCCTTTACGGGCGCATGGAAAGATAAAAGGGGAATTGTTGAAGAGGCGGACCAGGGCACTCTTTTCTTGGACGAAATAGGAGATCTGAACATGGCCATGCAGGCCAAATTGCTTCGGCTCCTGCAGGAAGGGGAATACAAGCCGGTTGGAGGTCTAACAACAAAACAAGCAGATATCCGTTTTGTAGTTGCAACCAATCAGGATCTTAAAAAGCTGATAGAAGCAAAACAATTTCGAGAAGATCTTTACTACAGGCTAAATGTTATCAATCTACACATGCCCCCTTTAAGGGATAGAAAAGAAGACATCCCAACTTTAGCATATCATTTCCTCAAAAAATTCAATTCGTTAAACGATAATAAAATAAGTACTATTGCCCCCGAGGCAATGTCGGCGCTAATGTCTAAAACCTGGCCTGGAAATATCAGGGAACTGGGAAACTGTATTGAGCGCGGGGCACTTCTCTGCCAATCCGATATTATTAAAATCTCAGATATCTTGCCACAAGAACCTGTAGTGCATACTTCGCCTGTTTTTGATCACAATATTTATACACTTCCATTTAAAGACGCAAAGGAAATAGTTATAAAGGCTTTTCATAACAGATATATTTATTGGATCCTTCAACAAAATAAGGGTAATATTTCCAAGGCTGCCGAGCAGGCTGACCTGCAAAGACAATATCTCCACAGACTCATAAAAGAAGAGAATATTAACGCTGAAATATTTAAGTAA
- a CDS encoding ATP-binding protein, translating to MPLFKTMIEEARLSLLIVDSKGRIIFANKWLEKRIGYARREFLKNNLQKFCATYEQKRYIFSCLPDIERTTEVDIDLQQKNGEIFTANVSFAPFDYRKTRHFLIIVRDVTARRIREAKAREDEELCRRLLIERNMLQNQLHRSSKVAFMGELAAGIAHEINNPLGIILGFVQDILDEIPLKDPLIEPIKIIEKETARCVDVVKNLLDFARLKPPERIPVDIVELLESSIVLLTPRIKKNKVNIKKDFETRLPRVKLDPQLIQQVFLNVMINAIQAMPDAGVLAFGIGLVHKERLSGPGDWIQVSISDTGNGISEKALDRVFDPFFTTKGSKGTGLGLSVCQRIMEDHKGKIKIENQKGAGTICSLYFPIKD from the coding sequence ATGCCATTGTTTAAGACCATGATTGAAGAGGCGCGCCTTTCCCTGTTGATCGTAGACAGCAAAGGCCGTATAATTTTCGCCAACAAATGGTTGGAAAAGCGTATCGGGTATGCCCGGCGGGAATTTTTGAAAAACAATCTGCAAAAATTTTGCGCGACTTATGAACAAAAGCGATATATTTTCTCATGTTTGCCTGATATCGAAAGGACGACCGAGGTTGATATTGATCTTCAGCAAAAAAATGGTGAGATATTCACGGCAAATGTTTCTTTTGCCCCCTTTGATTACCGGAAGACGCGGCATTTTCTTATAATTGTCAGGGACGTAACTGCCAGGCGGATCCGGGAAGCAAAAGCAAGGGAAGATGAGGAGCTATGCCGCAGGCTGCTTATAGAGCGAAATATGTTGCAGAATCAGCTTCATCGATCCAGCAAGGTTGCCTTCATGGGAGAGCTGGCAGCCGGTATTGCCCACGAAATCAACAATCCCCTTGGCATTATCCTCGGGTTTGTCCAGGATATTTTAGATGAGATTCCTTTGAAAGATCCTTTGATTGAACCGATCAAAATTATCGAAAAAGAGACAGCCCGGTGTGTAGACGTGGTAAAAAACCTTTTGGACTTTGCCAGGTTAAAGCCCCCTGAGAGGATTCCTGTAGACATAGTTGAACTTCTTGAATCTTCAATTGTATTGCTGACCCCCAGAATCAAGAAAAACAAGGTGAATATAAAAAAGGATTTTGAAACAAGACTCCCTCGTGTCAAGCTTGATCCACAGCTTATCCAGCAGGTTTTCCTTAATGTGATGATTAATGCTATTCAAGCAATGCCTGATGCGGGTGTTCTCGCTTTTGGTATCGGTCTTGTACACAAAGAGCGGTTGTCGGGACCCGGCGATTGGATACAGGTCAGCATATCAGATACAGGTAACGGGATATCTGAAAAGGCTCTTGATCGTGTTTTTGATCCCTTTTTTACTACCAAGGGGAGCAAGGGGACAGGGTTGGGGCTCTCTGTTTGTCAGCGTATCATGGAAGACCACAAGGGAAAAATTAAAATAGAGAATCAAAAGGGAGCAGGAACTATATGCAGCCTTTATTTTCCGATAAAAGATTGA
- a CDS encoding sigma-54 dependent transcriptional regulator, translated as MAKILVVDDEQHMLKLFEKILTKQGHEVRTAASGTEAISLLEKNDFDLIFSDLLMPDLGGMDLLKEVKAGYSDIPFIVITAYGTIESAVEAMKTGAFDYLTKPFRKDDILLVTGKALKYCELRNEVKRLREKLKDKDGVKKIIGKSNAMQDVLKLIARVADSQATVLIQGESGTGKELIARLIHNLSSRRDKPFIAVDCGVFPEHLLQSELFGHVKGSFTGAVKDKKGLFIAADKGTLFLDEIGTISQAMQLNLLRVLQEKEVRPVGGIASIEGDVRVVAATSVDLEQAMHEGGFRKDLYYRLAVVTVDMPPLRERMSDITALAYHFMLKYAAIYDKKLSDITPDAMRAIMENSWPGNVRELENVMERAVLLSAGPFIDEAALSLPVRQTMPCKTKQLEPFKTSIKAAGRDAERKAILKALEETSGNKTMAARILGISRSSLYNKICAFGIEKSL; from the coding sequence TTGGCGAAGATTTTAGTGGTGGATGATGAGCAGCACATGCTCAAGCTGTTTGAAAAAATTCTCACAAAACAGGGGCATGAGGTGCGAACCGCGGCCAGTGGAACCGAGGCGATCAGTCTATTGGAAAAGAATGACTTTGATCTGATATTTTCTGATCTTTTGATGCCTGACCTTGGCGGCATGGATCTGTTAAAGGAGGTAAAAGCCGGATATTCGGACATTCCTTTTATTGTAATCACGGCTTACGGCACTATCGAATCTGCGGTTGAGGCTATGAAGACAGGTGCATTCGACTATCTGACCAAGCCTTTCCGCAAAGATGATATTCTTCTGGTAACAGGCAAGGCCTTAAAATATTGCGAACTTCGTAATGAGGTCAAACGACTCCGCGAGAAGCTGAAAGACAAAGATGGAGTTAAAAAGATTATCGGAAAGAGCAACGCCATGCAGGATGTGTTGAAACTCATTGCCAGGGTGGCAGACAGCCAGGCGACAGTCCTGATCCAGGGAGAAAGCGGTACCGGTAAGGAGTTGATCGCCCGGCTTATCCACAACCTGAGCAGCCGGAGAGACAAACCTTTTATAGCTGTGGATTGCGGCGTTTTTCCTGAACATCTTTTGCAAAGCGAACTCTTCGGCCATGTCAAGGGATCATTTACCGGAGCGGTTAAAGATAAAAAAGGGTTGTTTATTGCGGCAGACAAGGGCACGCTTTTCTTAGATGAGATCGGGACAATCTCTCAGGCCATGCAGTTGAATCTGCTCCGGGTGCTTCAGGAAAAAGAGGTAAGACCGGTAGGCGGCATTGCCAGTATTGAAGGAGATGTGCGGGTGGTAGCAGCTACAAGCGTAGACCTTGAGCAAGCAATGCATGAGGGAGGTTTTCGAAAGGATCTTTACTACCGGCTGGCTGTGGTCACCGTGGATATGCCTCCCTTGAGAGAAAGAATGTCCGATATAACTGCGCTTGCATATCACTTTATGCTAAAATATGCTGCTATTTATGACAAAAAACTTTCCGATATCACGCCGGATGCCATGCGCGCCATCATGGAAAATTCATGGCCTGGAAATGTCAGAGAGCTTGAGAACGTCATGGAGCGTGCGGTACTTCTAAGCGCTGGTCCTTTTATTGATGAAGCTGCGCTTTCATTGCCTGTCAGACAAACAATGCCCTGTAAAACCAAGCAGTTGGAACCGTTTAAAACCTCAATCAAAGCCGCTGGCCGGGATGCGGAAAGGAAAGCCATATTAAAGGCATTGGAAGAGACAAGCGGCAATAAGACAATGGCTGCCAGGATTCTTGGAATAAGTCGAAGTTCATTATATAATAAAATATGCGCTTTTGGCATTGAGAAATCATTATGA
- a CDS encoding response regulator: MKQSLLVHESPLIVRTVTSFLEGGGYEVTCVENGKAALQNVTGLKYDILVTGLNIPKMNALELIENVRLRNNCVPIVILSNTKSVETAVEAMRIGADDFVAEKTANLGKELIFVIERAIQSKRAERRLQIYESNLPICMHCKKIRYEREHNKCAWVSIEEYLNQKMSGIDFSHGICPECIKRYYPDA, translated from the coding sequence ATGAAACAATCATTGCTTGTCCATGAATCTCCCTTAATCGTCCGTACGGTTACATCTTTTCTTGAAGGCGGCGGATATGAGGTTACATGCGTGGAAAACGGCAAGGCCGCCCTGCAAAACGTGACAGGGCTGAAATATGATATTCTTGTCACAGGCTTAAACATCCCGAAGATGAATGCCCTGGAATTGATAGAAAATGTCAGGCTTCGAAATAATTGTGTTCCCATTGTAATTTTGTCCAATACAAAAAGTGTTGAGACAGCGGTTGAGGCAATGCGGATAGGAGCGGACGATTTTGTCGCTGAAAAAACAGCGAATCTTGGGAAAGAGCTTATTTTTGTTATTGAAAGAGCCATACAATCGAAAAGAGCTGAAAGACGCCTGCAGATATATGAATCTAATCTTCCGATATGCATGCATTGCAAGAAAATACGTTATGAAAGGGAACACAATAAGTGTGCATGGGTTTCTATTGAAGAGTATCTCAACCAAAAAATGTCGGGAATAGATTTTTCTCATGGAATATGTCCTGAATGCATCAAAAGGTATTATCCTGATGCATAG
- a CDS encoding response regulator — MAYKILVVDDEENMQVLLKRVLGKAGYDVECAGSGAAVLRLAADRPFDLAIVDVCMPEMDGIEVLAKLRAINRQLPVIMISAYPAWGKKQTAESMGCTGYLSKPVDMNYLKELIKKNLGDKGE; from the coding sequence ATGGCGTATAAGATTCTGGTCGTGGATGATGAGGAGAACATGCAGGTGCTCTTAAAACGGGTGCTGGGCAAAGCGGGTTATGATGTTGAGTGCGCAGGCTCAGGAGCGGCAGTGCTTCGACTTGCCGCAGACAGGCCATTTGATCTGGCTATCGTCGATGTTTGCATGCCGGAGATGGACGGAATCGAGGTGCTGGCAAAGCTCAGGGCTATCAACAGGCAACTACCTGTGATTATGATATCAGCCTATCCTGCGTGGGGTAAAAAACAGACCGCAGAAAGCATGGGCTGCACGGGTTATTTGTCAAAGCCGGTGGACATGAACTACTTAAAGGAGCTTATTAAAAAGAACTTGGGGGATAAAGGGGAGTAA